The Neisseria sicca genome includes a window with the following:
- the ptsN gene encoding PTS IIA-like nitrogen regulatory protein PtsN yields MSLIGEILPLSHIVLDLEVGSKKRLFEEAGLLLEHEAELPHGDVFDCLFAREKLGSTGLGQGVAIPHGRHACVKKATGAFIRTKEPVAFDAPDGKPVSLIFTLLVPENATSEHLEVLSKLAGRFSQKAVREALMSATSAEEVRKLLAEE; encoded by the coding sequence ATGAGCCTTATCGGCGAAATTTTGCCTTTGTCCCATATCGTTTTAGACTTGGAAGTCGGCAGCAAAAAACGCTTGTTTGAAGAAGCGGGCCTGCTGCTTGAACATGAAGCAGAATTACCTCACGGCGATGTCTTCGATTGCCTGTTTGCCCGCGAAAAGCTGGGTTCGACCGGCTTGGGTCAGGGCGTCGCCATTCCGCACGGCCGTCATGCCTGCGTGAAAAAAGCTACCGGCGCGTTTATCCGCACGAAAGAACCGGTTGCTTTCGATGCGCCCGACGGCAAACCCGTATCCCTGATTTTCACTTTGCTGGTGCCGGAAAATGCGACCAGCGAGCATTTGGAAGTCTTGTCCAAACTGGCGGGCAGATTCTCGCAAAAAGCCGTCCGTGAAGCCTTGATGTCCGCAACCTCTGCCGAGGAGGTGCGCAAACTTCTGGCAGAAGAGTAA
- the ubiA gene encoding 4-hydroxybenzoate octaprenyltransferase, translating into MKIRRFLLHFLNRHAVARILVYGKLMRIDKPIGTLLLLWPTYWALWVASEGIPQADIFWAFTAGTFFMRSAGCVINDFADRNFDGSVERTKNRPFARGLVSKTEAILLTIILCLLAALCMTPLNLLTWVMSVPALFLAMTYPFTKRFFPLPQFYLGLAFSFGIPMAFAAVRSGVPSTAWLMFTANALWTLAYDTIYAMADKEDDLKIGIKTSAITFGDHDISASMLCHFWFTALIAVLGVKIGATWPYWIMLPAVAWLQIGQYHAIKTRDRQTCFKVFLDNNHIGLLCFLGLSGHYLWTVAATRL; encoded by the coding sequence ATGAAGATAAGACGTTTTCTCCTACATTTTCTCAACCGCCACGCCGTTGCCCGCATTTTGGTATACGGCAAGCTGATGCGCATCGACAAGCCCATTGGCACGTTGTTGCTGCTTTGGCCGACCTATTGGGCGTTATGGGTTGCTTCGGAAGGCATTCCGCAAGCGGATATTTTTTGGGCATTTACCGCCGGTACATTCTTTATGCGCAGCGCAGGCTGCGTGATCAATGACTTTGCCGACCGCAATTTTGACGGCTCGGTCGAGCGCACGAAAAACCGCCCCTTTGCCCGCGGGCTGGTTTCTAAAACCGAAGCGATTCTGCTGACGATCATTCTTTGTCTGCTCGCCGCCCTCTGCATGACACCGCTGAACCTGTTGACTTGGGTAATGAGCGTTCCCGCGCTGTTTCTGGCGATGACTTATCCTTTTACCAAGCGTTTTTTCCCGCTGCCGCAGTTTTATTTAGGGCTGGCGTTTTCTTTCGGGATTCCGATGGCGTTTGCCGCCGTCCGCAGCGGCGTGCCTTCTACGGCGTGGCTGATGTTTACCGCCAATGCTTTATGGACGCTTGCCTACGACACGATTTATGCGATGGCGGACAAGGAAGACGATTTGAAAATCGGGATCAAAACTTCGGCAATCACGTTCGGCGATCACGATATTTCCGCTTCCATGCTCTGTCATTTTTGGTTTACCGCGCTGATAGCGGTGTTGGGCGTGAAAATCGGTGCGACATGGCCGTATTGGATCATGCTGCCTGCGGTAGCGTGGCTGCAAATCGGTCAATACCATGCCATCAAAACCCGCGACCGCCAGACTTGTTTTAAAGTGTTTTTGGATAACAACCATATTGGTCTGCTCTGTTTCTTGGGTCTGTCGGGGCATTATTTGTGGACTGTGGCTGCTACACGATTGTAA
- a CDS encoding protocatechuate 3,4-dioxygenase, with amino-acid sequence MKHILTLALACTLAACAAEIPAYRWHRTGASESEVSRQINVCKSQAQHDAKHGRESKSLEQCMDEAGYYRYERGNL; translated from the coding sequence ATGAAACACATCCTCACCCTCGCACTCGCCTGCACGCTCGCCGCCTGCGCCGCAGAAATCCCCGCCTACCGTTGGCACCGCACCGGCGCGAGCGAATCCGAAGTTTCCCGCCAAATCAACGTTTGCAAATCACAAGCGCAACACGACGCCAAACATGGGCGCGAATCCAAATCCCTCGAACAATGTATGGACGAAGCCGGCTACTACCGCTACGAACGCGGCAACCTCTAA
- the hprK gene encoding HPr(Ser) kinase/phosphatase, which yields MPSISVRRLFSDNQHKLQLAWAAGNSGADNRIGVEADKPVLALVGHLNFIHPNQIQVVGVAEAEYLKRLESGELNYDFGELFDIPMSLVIVANGLAVSPKLRDYCHKNDIPLLTSKLESPYLMDVLRIYLQRTLATSIVKHGVFLDVFEVGVLITGHSGLGKSELALELISRGHSLIADDAVELFRTGPETLEGRCPPMLRDFLEVRGLGILNIRHIFGETSIRPKKILQLIINLAAADDDYMKQLDRLSIRTETESILNVNVRSVTLPVAVGRNLAVLVEAAVRNYILQLRGKDSTKEFLERHQTQLKENEQNHENRPD from the coding sequence ATGCCCAGTATATCGGTCCGCCGCCTGTTTTCCGATAATCAGCACAAGCTCCAACTTGCTTGGGCGGCAGGCAATTCGGGTGCGGACAACCGCATCGGAGTAGAGGCCGACAAACCCGTTTTGGCGTTGGTCGGCCATTTGAATTTTATCCATCCCAATCAAATCCAAGTCGTCGGCGTTGCCGAAGCCGAATATCTCAAGCGCCTCGAATCGGGCGAGTTGAATTACGACTTCGGCGAACTCTTTGATATTCCCATGTCGCTGGTCATCGTTGCCAACGGTCTGGCGGTTTCGCCCAAATTGCGCGACTACTGCCATAAAAACGACATCCCGCTGCTGACTTCCAAGCTCGAAAGCCCGTATTTGATGGATGTGTTGCGGATTTATCTGCAACGCACGTTGGCGACTTCCATCGTCAAACACGGCGTATTCCTCGATGTATTTGAAGTCGGCGTGTTGATTACCGGTCATTCCGGCTTGGGTAAAAGCGAGTTGGCGTTAGAATTGATTTCGCGCGGACACAGTCTGATTGCCGATGATGCGGTCGAGCTGTTCCGTACCGGCCCCGAAACGCTCGAAGGCCGCTGCCCGCCGATGCTGCGCGATTTCCTTGAAGTGCGCGGTTTGGGCATACTCAACATTCGCCACATTTTCGGCGAAACTTCTATCCGTCCGAAAAAAATCCTCCAACTGATCATCAACCTTGCCGCTGCCGACGACGATTACATGAAGCAGCTTGACCGCTTGAGCATACGCACGGAAACCGAGTCCATCCTCAATGTGAACGTCCGTTCCGTCACCCTGCCAGTCGCCGTCGGTCGAAACCTTGCGGTATTGGTTGAAGCGGCGGTGCGCAACTACATCCTCCAGTTGCGCGGCAAAGACAGCACCAAAGAATTCCTCGAACGCCATCAAACACAACTCAAAGAAAACGAACAAAACCATGAAAATCGTCCTGATTAG
- the rapZ gene encoding RNase adapter RapZ, which yields MKIVLISGLSGSGKSVALKQLEDLGYFCVDNLPLEMLPSLVLHHIERADETKLGVSVDVRSGINIQEAQEQIQYLRDEGHQVEVLFVEAEESVLVRRFSETRRGHPLSGLSLTLLESLQKEREWLFPLKDIAYCIDTSKMNAQQLRYAVQQWLNIERRGLLVILESFGFKYGVPNNADFMFDMRSLPNPYYDPELRPYTGMDAPIQAYLDQQPLVQEMVDDIDHFMNHWLPRLQKESRSYVTIAIGCTGGQHRSVYVVEKLAQRLQGHYELLVRHRQAQNLSGR from the coding sequence ATGAAAATCGTCCTGATTAGCGGATTGTCCGGCTCGGGTAAGTCCGTTGCCCTCAAGCAGCTCGAAGACCTCGGCTATTTTTGCGTGGACAACCTGCCGCTGGAAATGCTGCCCTCGCTGGTGCTGCACCACATCGAACGTGCCGATGAAACCAAACTCGGCGTGAGCGTCGATGTCCGTTCCGGCATCAATATTCAGGAAGCGCAAGAGCAAATCCAATACCTGCGCGATGAAGGGCATCAGGTCGAAGTATTGTTTGTCGAAGCAGAAGAAAGCGTGCTGGTGCGCCGTTTTTCCGAAACGCGGCGCGGCCATCCGCTGTCCGGATTGAGCCTTACCCTGTTGGAAAGCCTGCAAAAAGAACGCGAATGGCTATTCCCGCTCAAAGACATTGCCTATTGCATCGACACATCCAAAATGAACGCGCAGCAACTGCGTTATGCCGTTCAACAATGGCTCAACATCGAACGCAGGGGGCTTTTGGTAATCCTTGAGTCTTTCGGTTTCAAATACGGCGTGCCGAACAACGCCGATTTCATGTTTGATATGCGCAGCCTGCCCAATCCCTATTACGATCCCGAGCTGCGCCCCTACACCGGCATGGACGCTCCCATTCAAGCGTATCTCGACCAACAGCCCTTGGTGCAGGAAATGGTGGACGACATCGACCACTTTATGAACCACTGGCTCCCGCGCCTGCAAAAAGAAAGCCGCAGCTACGTGACCATCGCCATCGGCTGTACCGGCGGGCAGCACCGTTCCGTCTATGTCGTCGAAAAACTCGCCCAACGCCTACAAGGGCATTACGAATTGCTGGTCCGTCACAGACAGGCGCAAAACCTGTCCGGACGCTGA